Proteins from a genomic interval of Medicago truncatula cultivar Jemalong A17 chromosome 3, MtrunA17r5.0-ANR, whole genome shotgun sequence:
- the LOC25488797 gene encoding putative disease resistance RPP13-like protein 1, which yields MAEVDVGQAFLSPIIQLICEKLTSTYFRDYFHEGLVKKLEITLKSINYLLDDAETKQYQNQRVENWLDDVSNEVYELEQLLDVIVTDAQRKGKISRFLSAFINRFESRIKASLERLVFLADLKYELGFEVAANPRLEFGGVTRPFPTVSLVDESLILGREHEKEEIIDFILSDRDGVNRVPIISIVGLMGMGKTALAQLVYNDHRIQEQFEFKAWVYVPESFGRLHLNKEIINIQLQHLVARDNYLLVLDDAWIKDRNMLEYLLHFTFRGKIIVTTHDNEVASVMRSNRIIHLRQLEESDSWSLFVRHAFEGRNMFEYPNLESIGMRIVEKCGGLPLALKTLGILLQRKFSEIKWVKILETDLWHFSEGDSNSIFSILRMSYLSLPSNLKHCFAYCSIFPKGYEFEKDGLIKLWMAQGLLKGIAKNEEELGNKFFNDLVSISFFQQSAIVPFWAGKYYFIMHDLVHDLATSMSGEFCLRIEGVKVQYIPQRTRHIWCCLDLEDGDRKLKQIHNIKGLRSLMVEAQGYGDKRFKISTNVQYNLYSRLQYLRMLSFKGCNLSELADEIRNLKLLRYLDLSYTEITSLPDSICMLYNLHTLLLKECFKLLELPPNFCKLINLRHLNLKGTHIKKMPKEISELINLEMLTDFVVGEQHGYDIKQLAELNHLKGRLQISGLKNVAHPADAMAANLKDKKHLEELSLSYDEWREMDGLVTEARVSVLEALQPNRHLMRLTINDYRGSSFPNWLGDHHLPNLVSLELLGCKLCSQLPPLGQLPSLEKLSISGCHGIEIIGSEFCGYNPSNVPFRSLETLRVEHMSEWKEWLCLEGFPLLQELCITHCPKLKSALPQHVPCLQKLEIIDCQELEASIPNAANISDIELKRCDGIFINELPSSLKRAILCGTHVIEITLEKILVSSPFLEELEVEDFFGPNLEWSSLDMCSCNSLRTLTITGWHSSSLPFALHLFTNLNSLVLYNCPWLESFF from the exons ATGGCAGAGGTTGATGTTGGTCAGGCATTTCTTTCCCCTATCATTCAATTGATTTGTGAGAAATTAACTTCAACATATTTCAGAGACTATTTCCATGAAGGGCTGGTGAAAAAACTTGAAATCACACTGAAGTCTATCAATTATTTGCTGGATGACGCAGAGACTAAGCAGTACCAAAATCAACGCGTGGAGAATTGGCTTGATGATGTCAGTAATGAGGTATACGAATTAGAGCAACTATTGGATGTGATTGTTACTGACGCACAACGAAAGGGGAAGATAAGTCGTTTTCTTTCTGCTTTTATTAATCGATTTGAATCTAGAATTAAAGCTTCGCTGGAGAGGCTAGTGTTTCTTGCAGATCTAAAGTATGAACTGGGATTTGAAGTAGCAGCTAATCCCAGGCTAGAGTTTGGTGGAGTCACCCGCCCGTTTCCAACTGTATCTTTGGTTGATGAATCTCTGATACTTGGTAGAGAGCATGAGAAAGAGGAAATAATCGATTTTATACTTTCAGACAGGGATGGTGTCAACCGGGTACCCATAATCAGTATAGTGGGTCTGATGGGGATGGGTAAGACAGCCCTTGCTCAGCTTGTTTACAATGACCATAGGATACAGGAGCAGTTTGAATTTAAAGCTTGGGTCTATGTTCCAGAATCTTTTGGTCGTCTTCATCTCaacaaagaaataattaatattcaacTCCAACACTTGGTAGCACGGGATAATTATTTACTTGTTCTAGATGATGCCTGGATCAAAGATAGGAATATGTTGGAGTATTTACTACATTTTACTTTTCGAGGTAAGATTATCGTGACGACACATGATAATGAAGTAGCATCAGTCATGAGATCCAACCGGATAATTCATTTAAGGCAATTGGAGGAGAGTGACTCTTGGAGTTTATTTGTGAGACATGCTTTTGAAGGCAGGAATATGTTTGAATATCCAAATCTTGAATCCATCGGTATGAGAATAGTAGAAAAATGTGGGGGTTTGCCTTTAGCTCTGAAAACATTGGGGATTCTCTTGCAAAGAAAATTCTCTGAAATTAAATGGGTTAAGATATTGGAGACTGATTTGTGGCATTTCTCCGAAGGTGACAGCAACAGCATTTTTTCCATTCTGAGAATGAGTTACCTTAGCCTACCTTCCAATCTGAAGCATTGTTTTGCATATTGTTCTATATTTCCCAAGGGTTATGAGTTTGAAAAGGATGGATTAATCAAGCTTTGGATGGCACAAGGTTTGCTAAAGGGAATAGCCAAAAATGAAGAAGAGTTGGGTAATAAATTCTTCAATGATCTAGTGTCAATTTCGTTTTTCCAACAATCAGCAATTGTGCCATTCTGGGCTGGTAAGTACTATTTCATCATGCATGATCTTGTCCATGATTTAGCGACATCAATGTCAGGGGAATTCTGCTTACGAATAGAGGGTGTGAAAGTGCAATATATCCCTCAAAGGACACGTCACATTTGGTGCTGCCTTGATTTGGAAGATGGTGATAGAAAACTAAAGCAGATTCATAACATTAAAGGACTACGGAGTCTGATGGTAGAAGCACAAGGCTATGGTGATAAACGCTTTAAGATATCCACCAATGTGCAGTATAATTTGTATTCAAGACTACAATATTTACGGATGTTATCTTTCAAAGGTTGCAATCTCTCAGAGCTAGCTGATGAGATAAGAAACTTAAAGCTTCTGCGCTATCTAGACCTTTCTTACACCGAGATTACAAGCTTACCTGATTCCATTTGTATGTTGTATAATTTGCATACGCTCTTGCTGAAAGAATGTTTTAAACTACTTGAGCTCCCGCCAAATTTTTGCAAACTCATCAATTTACGTCATCTTAATTTGAAAGGCACGCATATTAAGAAGATGCCAAAGGAGATAAGTGAATTAATCAATCTTGAGATGCTGACTGATTTTGTTGTGGGAGAGCAACATGGATATGATATTAAGCAGTTGGCAGAACTCAACCACCTTAAAGGAAGGCTTCAAATTTCAGGATTGAAAAATGTGGCTCATCCAGCAGATGCTATGGCAGCAAATTTGAAAGATAAGAAACATTTAGAAGAATTAAGTTTGTCGTATGATGAATGGAGAGAAATGGATGGCTTAGTAACTGAAGCACGTGTCTCGGTCTTGGAAGCTCTTCAACCAAATAGACACCTCATGAGACTCACCATCAATGACTACAGAGGTAGTAGCTTTCCAAATTGGCTTGGGGATCATCATCTACCCAATTTAGTATCTCTTGAATTGTTGGGATGTAAACTCTGTTCCCAGTTGCCACCACTTGGGCAGTTGCCTTCTCTCGAGAAGCTTTCCATTTCTGGCTGTCATGGAATAGAGATCATTGGTTCAGAGTTTTGCGGCTATAATCCATCAAATGTTCCATTTAGATCCCTTGAAACTTTGCGGGTTGAGCATATGTCTGAATGGAAGGAATGGTTATGTCTTGAAGGTTTCCCATTGCTTCAAGAGCTTTGTATAACGCATTGTCCCAAGTTGAAGAGTGCTCTGCCTCAGCACGTTCCTTGTTTGCAAAAGTTGGAGATTATTGATTGCCAAGAGTTGGAGGCTTCAATTCCTAATGCTGCTAATATCAGTGATATAGAACTAAAGAGATGTGATGGcatttttataaatgaattgCCATCAAGCTTGAAAAGGGCCATCCTTTGTGGAACTCATGTCATTGAAATCACCCTAGAGAAAATTCTAGTTAGTAGTCCCTTTCTTGAAGAACTGGAAGTTGAAGACTTCTTTGGTCCAAATCTAGAATGGTCCTCTTTGGATATGTGTAGTTGTAATTCCCTTCGCACTTTAACTATAACAGGTTGGCac TCTTCTTCCTTGCCTTTTGCACTACATTTGTTCACCAATCTTAATTCTCTCGTGTTGTACAATTGTCCGTGGCTGGAATCGTTTTTTTAG